In the Quercus lobata isolate SW786 chromosome 5, ValleyOak3.0 Primary Assembly, whole genome shotgun sequence genome, one interval contains:
- the LOC115989880 gene encoding zinc finger BED domain-containing protein RICESLEEPER 2-like, giving the protein MRNEAKENEGLKADSQVSLSALKYELAIHPRFPHPVYSSLRLKADSKYHYLPSSLKPIHPRFSSRILVMETNTDEPFVQTPAATEDDIPTQVEDSAATQAASQAEAAAASELPPVLPCQVSMTAPVSGSCSGRKKSVVWGHFEKVKIGEGDTSKTKAICNYCQKSYNADSKSCGTSNLLAHVPICPKNPNREDVVKGQKTLAFVPKKDGEDGFHLVSTSFSVEACRKALAEMVIIDELPFRYVEGYGFKKFVSTLQPKLRLKDIPSRQTVARDVIGIYNSEREKLRKSLKGCRLCLTTDTWTSIQNLNYMCLTCHFIDDAWKLHKRILNFCQVEDHKGETIGRKIEMSLREWGIDGIFTLTVDNASSNLTTIKFLQRVTKDWNGAVLGNEYMHMRCCAHILNLIVGEGLKEIDASVAKVREAVRYVKSSPNRSQTFKSFMERLGMESKSLLSLDVPTRWNSTYIMLETAEKFEKVFLRMDFEDDGYSSYFRTKEDSGGLGSPCMIDFQNCRVFVTFLRLFYNATKKFSGSLYVTSNAFYDEIFVFQESISNLVKSQNTLLKSTATNMQTKFEKYWGEGEKINPLLYVAVVFDPRKKLRFLKFSFSEIYGNAVAEVMVDKVKDLLFKLYNFYTCIHSPNVQDQSGSERTELETDASDPYVMVHSRYERFLQVEQSVGCSNELERYLAENYDGRKDANFEILEWWRDNCNSI; this is encoded by the exons ATGAGAAATGAAGCGAAGGAGAATGAAG GATTGAAAGCTGACTCCCAAGTATCATTATCTGCCCTCAAGTATGAGCTTGCCATACACCCACGGTTTCCTCATCCCGTGTACTCTTCACTGA GATTGAAAGCTGATTCCAAGTATCATTATCTGCCCTCAAGTTTGAAACCCATACACCCACGGTTTTCTTCAAG GATACTG gtcATGGAAACCAACACTGATGAACCCTTCGTCCAAACACCAGCTGCTACAGAAGATGATATTCCCACCCAAGTTGAGGATTCTGCTGCTACCCAAGCTGCTTCCCAAGCTGAAGCAGCTGCTGCTTCTGAGTTGCCCCCAGTTCTACCATGCCAAGTGAGTATGACAGCTCCTGTTAGTGGTAGTTGTAGTGGTAGGAAAAAGTCTGTTGTTTGGGGTCACtttgaaaaagtaaagataGGTGAGGGTGATACTAGTAAGACTAAGGCTATCTGTAATTATTGTCAAAAATCTTATAATGCTGATAGTAAGAGTTGTGGTACCAGTAATTTGTTAGCTCATGTGCCAATATGTCCCAAGAACCCTAATAGAGAAGATGTAGTTAAAGGGCAGAAAACATTAgcttttgtacccaaaaaggaTGGAGAAGACGGATTCCACCTTGTGTCAACATCCTTTTCTGTTGAGGCTTGTAGAAAGGCATTGGCCGAAATGGTTATAATTGATGAGTTGCCTTTTAGGTATGTCGAGGGGTATGGGTTTAAGAAATTTGTTAGTACCTTGCAACCTAAGCTTAGATTAAAGGATATCCCATCTCGTCAAACTGTAGCTAGGGATGTGATTGGCATTTataatagtgagagagagaagctaaGGAAATCCTTGAAGGGTTGTAGGTTGTGTCTCACTACGGACACATGGacttctattcaaaatttaaattatatgtgtCTAACTTGTCACTTTATTGATGATGCTTGGAAACTGCATAAGAGAATTCtaaatttttgtcaagttgaaGACCACAAGGGAGAGACTATAGGTAGAAAGATTGAGATGTCGTTGCGTGAGTGGGGTATTGATGGGATATTTACCTTGACAGTAGATAATGCTAGCTcaaatttaacaacaattaaatttttgcaaagGGTGACTAAAGATTGGAATGGGGCAGTTTTAGGAAATGAGTACATGCACATGAGGTGTTGTGCCCATATCCTAAATCTCATTGTGGGGGAGGGTTTAAAAGAGATAGATGCATCTGTTGCTAAGGTGCGTGAAGCTGTGAGGTATGTGAAGTCCTCACCCAATAGAAGTCAAACTTTTAAGAGTTTTATGGAGAGGTTAGGTATGGAGTCCAAGAGTCTTCTCAGTTTAGATGTACCTACTAGGTGGAACTCGACCTATATCATGTTAGAAACTGctgaaaaatttgagaaagtgtTTCTCCGAATGGATTTTGAAGATGATGGTTATTCGTCGTACTTTAGGACCAAGGAAGATAGTGGTGGTTTGGGGTCTCCATGTATGATTGATTTCCAAAATTGTAGGGTGTTTGTGACTTTCTTAAGGCTGTTTTATAATGCAACAAAGAAATTTTCTGGTTCATTGTATGTTACTTCAAATGCCTTCTATGATGAGATCTTTGTTTTTCAGGAGAGTATTTCCAATTTAGTTAAATCCCAAAACACTCTCTTGAAAAGCACAGCCACAAACATGCAAACTAAGTTTGAGAAGTATTGGGGGGAAGGGGAGAAAATTAATCCTCTTTTGTATGTGGCTGTGGTTTTTGATCCACgaaaaaaattgaggtttttgaagttttcattttctgaaatttatggGAATGCAGTTGCAGAAGTGATGGTTGATAAGGTGAAAGACCTTTTGTTtaagttgtataatttttacaCTTGTATTCATTCACCAAATGTGCAAGATCAAAGTGGGAGTGAGAGGACAGAATTGGAAACTGATGCTAGTGATCCATATGTTATGGTTCACTCGCGATATGAGCGTTTTTTGCAAGTTGAGCAATCTGTAGGTTGTAGTAATGAGCTTGAGAGGTATTTGGCTGAAAACTATGATGGTAGAAAGGATGCAAATTTTGAGATATTGGAGTGGTGGAGGGACAATTGTAATAG CATTTAG